The sequence CTGAAGGCCCTGGAGGCTTGTCTCTTCCCGGCCTGCCACATCTGAAGTAAGGAAGATGGGCATAGGTATTGTGGTACTGTTGGTTCTAGACCCTGTTGCCTATTTTCCGTTTCATTTCTACATGGTTCTAACTGGACAACCTGGGGCGAACATCACCAACACCAACTCCAGAACACGGGACATACCTAGGTATACTTTTCTATCTGCAGAGGATTCAATCTTGCTTACCTGATCTGCCACCTGCCGGCTCAGCTGTCCCTTAAAGCCCTTCATGCCCAGGAACTCTCCATCCTCTTCTTCAGCAGCAGCTGCATCAGCTGCATCAGCGTCTACTTCTTCCTCGCGCAGGCGCTGATGCAGCTCACCCATATCCTCGAAGCTAGAGCCTGAGGTATCATCCATGTTCTCCATGTCAATCACAGCTGAGCCTCCGCCCTGTGAAGACAATGGCTCCTAGAGTGCAGGACTTTTCTGTTCCATCCATTAAGTCCTCTGCTCATCCCAGGGTTTAGGGCTTTGTTCTTCCACTGCTGAGGATACGGCTTGGAATCACTacagatcatgccactccattcccccTCATATGCTCTCAGAACGCCTGGTTTCTAGCTTTGGCTATCTTTTCTAGCCTGGGAAACCTACTAGTCTTCCATTCATGTCTTTCTCCTACGTTACCTATCAAAGACTAAAAGGCTGAAAAAGTgcccatttccttttttcctaagcCCCAAACAAAACTATACACATAGTATGTTTTCAGCGAATGCCAATGAATCCCACCCAACCCCACTCCATGCCTGACCCCCACCAACTTCCTAACTTGTTCCAAGAATACCTTCTTCCTAATGCCTCGGGCGGGCCCAGAAACCCGAGATCCTCAGGCTGGAGTACTAGTCTGGCCGTTTCAGGTCAATGTTAATCCCACTGACTTTAGTGTGCACGAAGACCCAAAGAAGAGAGTTTTGTAAATGGAGCGGACTTCCAGGCCCAGAGAGAGAATCCCCAAGACACTTCTGGACATCGCCGGCCCTCCGGTTGCTGGCAGCTGGTGCCCTGGGGCCATTACCTGGATGTTTTCTTCGAACCCTCCCCATTCCGGGCCAGCTCCATTTCGGGCGCCGCCCGCCGGCGCCGCTGTAGTTGCCATGTCCTTTGAGGGCTCCCGTCACTGAAGCCCGCGCTAGCCCCGCGCGCGGAGGAGTGGGCAAGATGTGGGCTTCAAGGAGGTAGACGTCCAGGGTCGAGGAGAGGTGGGATCGGCCGGAACACAAAAAGGAGAAGCCCGGATGTTTGGACAAAACCAACTTCCGGAAGCTGCGGACGTGGACGGGGGCGGGACAAAGTCTCGCGATATTTAAGATTCCAGGAGGCGGTGCGTTGCCACGGAGACGGAGCAGGGCTACTAGGACGCACGCGTCAGATAGAGCCTCTAGTCTTGTGGAGAGATTGAAGATGGCGGCTTCTCAGGCGGTGGAGGAAATGCGGAGTCGCGTGGTTCTAGGGGAGTTTGGGGTTCGCAATGTAAGCCTTGTGGTCTTGAGCTCGGGCGGGAGGAATGAGAGCGGAACAGGGATGGGTCTTGGGATTGGCGTGGGGATAGCCGTGGGCTCACTGTCCCTTCGTGGACGAATTCGTCCCTTTGCTCTAGGTTCATACCACTGACTTTCCCGGTAACTATTCCGGTTATGATGATGCCTGGGACCAGGACCGCTTCGAGAAGGTAAGTGGGGCCGGAGTTGTCTGGGGAGGGTTATGAAGGCCAGACCCTGTGGTCTGAGCAGCCTGTGTCTGTCTCAGAAGCTGCTCTTGGGGGTCGCTCCGTTTGTAAGTTTGTTGAGCAATGTGCTAGACGCTCCGTTTACAGGCCAAATTAGACACAGTTTCTACCCAGTTCTGCAAAGATGTTCAGTTTTGTTGAGGAATGGTATGTATCAACAAGTGAATCTAGTGTAATATGGTGAAGGTGGTTGATAGCCATGAAGACggcagggttggggtggggagcaTTCCGCTGAGACCAGGAAGAGGGGCCGAAAGGTACTTAACATTTCAAGAGGAGGGGACATCTGAATTGAGCCTTGAATGGTAAGTAAAAAAGAACAGGAGTTAAATTATGAAGGGTTTGTTTCAAGTCAGTGAAGTTCAGGATATACAGGTTTTGTGTGTATTTAGTGTTTTGTATTATTGTTTCACTTAGCTTAAAATAAGGGTTAAAATTGCATTTAAATAGATTACTGAATGTTACCGTTTATGCAACTGACCTTTGCGTGCAGCTTATAAACATGATCTGTAAATCAGTGCTTgggaaaattttacttttttaacctGTTGATACAACGAATAAAGTATGAACAATGAAAAAGGTTaatgcttgaaaaaaaattatggcttGTGTGAAGTGTGCTCCGGGAATGTCCAGGTAGTTCTGGCATGAGTGGTAGGCAAGGTTGAAGTGTGTCTTGGGCACTGTTGATAGGGAGCTTGAATAGTTCTTAAGCAGACACGATCAGATTTGCAACCTTGATGGCTGGGAGGGAATGAGTTTGAGGAGGATCTTATGAAGCAGGCAGATCTGTTGTAAGGGAAGCTGAGGTTGAAGACATGAACTAAGACTGATGGTACAAATAGAGCAAAGGTAGAACAGAAGGTAAATTTATGATTGCTTTGGTAAAGGCTGTGGGGGTAGCATAAAATGACTTTTTGGCTTGGGAACTGCTTTGATGCATTGTGGTATCATTTACTGAGAGGAGAAATGGGTCTGGGAAACGGGAATGATGATGCATTGTTTTCTGCATGTGGAGAAATCTAGCAGGCTAGAAGACTGCACGCTTGAAATGAGATCAGAAGTGAGCTAACATTTTGGGAGTTGTCAGAACAGATAGTTGCTAAAACTGTTAGTACAGTTAAGGTGACCTGGGAGAGGGACAAGAAACTGGCAAATTTAGAGATGGGTGGAAGTTGATCATCAGAGAAGGAAGAGTGGAGCTCAGAGCTCAGAAACCAGGGGAATAGTTCAAAAAAGgaggggatttttttcttttcttttcatgagACGCTCTtatctcccaggatggagtgcagtggcgcgatcttggctcactgcaacctccgcctcccaggttcaagcagttctcctgcctcagcctcccaagtagctgggactacagtcacgcaccaccatgcccagctaattttttgtatttttagtagagacggggtttcaccatgctggccaggctggtctcaaactcctgaccttgtgatctgcccgtcttagcctcccaaagtgcagggattacaggtgtgagcgaccgtGCTGGGCCAGGAGGGGGTTTTTTAATCAATGCCAAGCATAACAGAAGTCTAGTAAGAGGACTGAGTAGTGTCAACAAGACTAAGCACTATGGTAGTTTCTGTTCTTTAGTAGAATAGCTTCTGTGGATGGTTTGGTTGGAAGCCGTATTGCATAGGGTTTTAATGAATGTATGACAAAAACGGAGACTTTTCATGAAACTTAAAACACTGGGCgagaaagaatatttaataagGGACATCTGGGCAAAGGGAGGTTTTTGGACTAGAGGCTAATACTTGAGAGAATTATCTAAGGGGGAGGTATGAAGAGAGATTACACAGAGAGCAGGTTTCACTTAAATGTTTTTCCTGTCCCTCTAGAATTTCCGTGTGGATGTAGTACACATGGATGAAAACTCACTGGAGTTTGACATGGTGGGAGTTGACGCAGCCATTGCCAATGCTTTTCGACGAATTCTGCTAGCTGAGGTATTGGCAGGCATGGTGACAAGGCTGGAGTTGCTTTGGGAACTGCACTGACACCTCACTTGGAGAATTAAGTGTCTCAAGCTGTCCTTccctccttaattttcttggaaTTTTGCTGAGCATTTTACCTTCTCATTCTTTGTAAATTTCTCATTAAACATTCTAGGAAGAGAGATAGCTCCCTACCTCTGGAGGTTGGGGTTACGGGGATAGGCAGGGGGTCTATTGGATTTTTGCAGATAAGTGGTTATTTTTCCTTGGGCAGGTGCCAACTATGGCTGTGGAGAAGGTCCTGGTGTACAATAATACATCTATTGTTCAGGATGAGATCCTTGCTCACCGTCTGGGGCTCATTCCCATTCATGCTGATCCCCGTCTTTTTGAGTATCGGAACCAaggtgagaaaatgaaattttggGAGAAGTGGactatctgggttcaaatcctggttgaCTGTGATGTTGGGTAAGTTACTTATCTTTGTACATCAGTGTTTTTCATCTGTGAGAACACTTGCCTTGTCTTCCCAAGTTTGCCATAATTAAATGGGAAACATATGTAAAGCATTCAGCATAGTGCTGGCACTCAGACGTTTATTAGTTCTTAGGAGCTCCCTCCATTTGTGCAGGAGATGAAGAAGGCACCGAGATAGATACTCTACAGTTTCGTCTCCAAGTCAGATGCACTCGGAACCCCCATGCTGCTAAAGATTCCTCTGACCCCAACGAACTGTACGTGAACCACAAAGGTAAGTAGTGGTAGGGTGAGGAAGAGGCCCCACCTGTGGATAGCTGCTAGTTTTAGGGACTGACATCTTCTGGCATGTTTTTCCTCCAGTGTATACCAGGCATATGACATGGATCCCCCTGGGGAACCAGGCTGATCTCTTTCCAGAGGGCACTATCCGACCAGTGCACAATGACATCCTCATTGCTCAGCTGCGGCCTGGCCAAGAAATTGACCTGCTCATGCACTGTGTCAAGGGCATTGGTGAGAACCCTGTGTGCCTTCCTGGGAAGGGGGGTAGTTCGGTTGCAGTGGGGCAAGCCGACTAGGGAACTCGGCTGAGATATTCCCGGCAGGTAGAAAGCCAAGAGGGTTGTGCTTTTGCTGTTAGTAGCTTATGAGGAGTATTCTTCCTAACCCTAGAAGGGTTTCCTATAGGCATgttccctcttcctctccaggCAAAGATCATGCCAAGTTTTCACCAGTGGCAACAGCCAGTTACAGGCTCTTGCCAGACATCACCCTGCTTGAGCCCgtggaaggggaggcagctgAGGAGTTGAGCAGGTGCTTCTCACCTGGTGTTATTGAGGTGCAGGAAGTCCAAGGTATGGTATTTGGGATGCTGTTCAGGTTAGGacctaaataatattttctttgaaggTGACAAATAAAAACGCTGGGCTCCGAAAAGTATAACATGGTTTGCTACCAAGTGGCAAAttagaaaaaaggataaaaaaacatGGTTTGTTCTCATTAGGTAAAAAGGTGGCCAGAGTTGCCAACCCCCGGCTGGATACCTTCAGCAGAGAAATCTTCCGGAATGAGAAGCTAAAGAAGGTTGTGAGGCTTGCCCGGGTTCGAGATCATTATATCTGTGAGTATGAAGTGGTGAGATGAGTGGGCAGTGCTCTTTGGTGCTGCAGCTTCCTTCCAGTCTAGATGTGAAGTTTATGAGTAAGTTTTACAGGCAAGCCCTGCCTAGACTAAAGTGTCTCTTTGGTCCCCAGTCTCTGTTGAGTCAACAGGGGTGTTGCCACCAGATGTGCTGGTGAGTGAAGCCATCAAAGTACTGATGGGGAAGTGCCGGCGCTTCTTGGATGAACTAGATGCGGTTCAGATGGACTGAGCTTGGATGCTTCTGAGGCAAGCTGAAGCTTTGGGTTCTGACTGACCCACCCTACAGGACTGCTGTACAGAGAGCCCAGTGTGACTAGGGATCCTGAGTTTTCTGGGACAATTCCAGCTTTAAtcaatatattttgttaaatgtgccataaaatgagactttttagGCCTTTATAAGGCCTTAGATGTAAATAAACTCAcccaaacaaaaacactttttgaGATtacttttgagtttgttttttgagaaagagtctcactctgttgcccaggctggagtgcaatggtgcagtctcagctcactgcaacctcctcctgggttcaagcaattctcttgcctcagcctcctgagtagctgatactacaggcgcacaccaccacacctggctatgtctaattttttgtatttttagtagagacagggtttcaccatgttggtcaggctggtgtcaaactcctgacctcaagtgatctgcctgccttggggcctcccaaagtgttgggattacaggtgtgagccactgcgaaaAACGGGGCCTCACTTCAGAACTGGTTTGGCATTTAGCAATTAAGAACATCAgatgtgcactccagcctgggtaacagtgagaccctgtctcaaaaacaacaaaaagtacaCCTCCTGAGAATTGGCAAATTAAGGTGGTTTCTGGGAGCACAGCCAAACCCTAGAAAAACATTCAAGCTAGAGTGAATGTGCCACTTCACCTATCTCCTGGATTACCAGGGAAGTTCATGTTGCTATTGACAGCTCCAACAAAGAACAGTAGCAATTCCTGTGGGCTAGGCCCAGCTGCCACACACGAAAGACACTTTGAGAATGGTATGGGCTGCCTAATCTGGGTATGTCAGGAATAGAAATCCTTTTCTAACTGGCACACCATTTCAGAAAGCTTGAAAGACCAGGTTCATCAGTCACATTTCTTCCTGTTTAGTCCCGGGTGCTCATGAAGTAACCCTGGAGTATGTCACTGGTTTTAAGACTAGGTTGAAAAAGGCAGATGGGTCCCTTTCTGTACGAAACTGAGATTTTTACTGACATGCAGATGTGCTTTAGAGTTaatgtttctacaaaaagtttctataaacaatagaaaatttCTAGCATGAAGTCacagaatgttaaaaatattacaaTGCAATAAATACAACTACACCCTCCACAGCCCCAACCAGACAGGAATAGGCAGCTATCAGGTTTGGAGGGAAACACTCTTGAGATCGTCATCACAATCCACAGAAACCCAGAGCACCACACAGGAAGAGGGAGCAACACAAGACTCCAACTTCTGCTTCCCCAGCTTTGCTTCTTCTCAATCTGACCCTGCCTGTGGCCCGCACCAGCTAAAAACTGGAGCTTCAGTCCACTTCGGCTCTCGTGGAAACCCTCTTGTCAGTGGACTGGATGGACAACAGGTCTGTTTTTGTGCAGAGCACATGGACACACTGGTTTCTGTATGGATTAACTCTGCCTTATGGCCAGTAATAATCTCAGGGCCAGGTCCCGTATCCATGTCCTCTCTGTTTACAGGGCCTTTCAATGACCTCTAGAATGGACTCACAGTACAGGTTGTGATGCGAAGgcatgtattcttttcttttggaaatggCCTTTGAGAAAAGTAACCAGGGACCTGAAAGACCATGAGATTGTGGAAGGCACCTGGACTTAGTCCTAGGAGAAGACCAGCGGCTTTGCTAGCTGCTTATCACAGATGTAGCCTAGTTGGTCTGTATTATCCTTGGATGACAATGGTGTCATGTGACACTATCTAGGGTACAGTGGCTCTTGTGCCTGAGTGGACCTTGAGGCTGGGGAGGCCAGACTGAGGGGTCATTCATGGAAGGGCAAGATGTGTGAACTCTAAAGGGGATGTTAGCACTAAAGACTGCCCAGCCCTGGTCCTTGGAGGTACTATACTTGATACTGTGCCAAGTTTAGCAGTAGCCTGTACCATGGGTCCCATCAGGTGACCAGATTCTTGCCCAAAGCAAAGTTGAGAGAACTGGCCAAGTTCTCTTCAGCACTTAGCACCTAACCCAGACGTGCCCCTTAGGGAGTGGGGAAAGTTTCCTGCCAGCCCAGCAGCAAAAGGGCTCAGTGGGAGTTGGAGTGGTCCAAGAGAAACTCTGGCACAAGTAGTTGAGGGCTGTGCTCTTGCTGCAAGCCTTGCTAGTCGCAGTGTTGGGCACAGCGCCCTTAGTTACATTCTGTACAGGTATGTGGCTGCACAGGGGTGGGAGGGCTTGTGGGAGAAGGGCTGCTCTGTTCTAGCTTTTCTTGGAAAAGCCAAATCTCCCAAGTAGAATGGGAACTATCTGGGACATCTAGACAGAATAGTTTAAGCCCTAACTCCCTTTCTTGATACTTTAGTATAATTACTTCTGGTCCTGCACAGGGCCTGTTCTCTCCAGCTCCAGACCTGGAGATCTCTCTCCAGGCTGACAATGGTGGAAAGTGAGGTGGCAGTGCAAGAAGGGCCTAGAGATTAGCTACAAAGGGAAAGAAGAGATGACAagaaaggctgaggaaggatgCCCAAAAGCTTGATTCAGGGTTCAAAGATGGTGGCCAGGCCACCCCCATCATTGTCCAGCACCTCCGTCTCCAGCattggctttgtttttttgaaaagtgagGGAAGATTCTTAATGTGAACTTCTTTTCGGAACTGCTCTCCCAAGGGTTTCTGtggaaaacaaatgagaaagaattAATGCTAGGCCCTAAGTAGTAGTTAAAGATTCTcttggcccggcgcagtggctcacgcctgtaatcccaacacttttgggaggccaaggcgggtggatcacctgaggtcaggagttcaag is a genomic window of Pongo pygmaeus isolate AG05252 chromosome 5, NHGRI_mPonPyg2-v2.0_pri, whole genome shotgun sequence containing:
- the POLR1C gene encoding DNA-directed RNA polymerases I and III subunit RPAC1 isoform X2 translates to MAASQAVEEMRSRVVLGEFGVRNVHTTDFPGNYSGYDDAWDQDRFEKNFRVDVVHMDENSLEFDMVGVDAAIANAFRRILLAEVPTMAVEKVLVYNNTSIVQDEILAHRLGLIPIHADPRLFEYRNQGDEEGTEIDTLQFRLQVRCTRNPHAAKDSSDPNELYVNHKVYTRHMTWIPLGNQADLFPEGTIRPVHNDILIAQLRPGQEIDLLMHCVKGIGKDHAKFSPVATASYRLLPDITLLEPVEGEAAEELSRCFSPGVIEVQEVQGKKVARVANPRLDTFSREIFRNEKLKKVVRLARVRDHYICKKDLLAVMAHTCNPSTLGGQGEGITRSGERDHPG
- the POLR1C gene encoding DNA-directed RNA polymerases I and III subunit RPAC1 isoform X1 translates to MAASQAVEEMRSRVVLGEFGVRNVHTTDFPGNYSGYDDAWDQDRFEKNFRVDVVHMDENSLEFDMVGVDAAIANAFRRILLAEVPTMAVEKVLVYNNTSIVQDEILAHRLGLIPIHADPRLFEYRNQGDEEGTEIDTLQFRLQVRCTRNPHAAKDSSDPNELYVNHKVYTRHMTWIPLGNQADLFPEGTIRPVHNDILIAQLRPGQEIDLLMHCVKGIGKDHAKFSPVATASYRLLPDITLLEPVEGEAAEELSRCFSPGVIEVQEVQGKKVARVANPRLDTFSREIFRNEKLKKVVRLARVRDHYIFSVESTGVLPPDVLVSEAIKVLMGKCRRFLDELDAVQMD